A single Mesomycoplasma ovipneumoniae DNA region contains:
- the rsmG gene encoding 16S rRNA (guanine(527)-N(7))-methyltransferase RsmG, whose protein sequence is MYKEKVKSLVDLDVFEKLEQYVKLIEFYNQKFNLTGFSGDILWKEGILESIVTMDFIRNFLKKENISEKVRILDIGAGAGFPSIPYLIFDPKIDLTICESMQKRCQFLKKVSETLGIKFNLVCKSVQEIENDNFDLVTARAVANLEKLDKIVNKIKTKNTIFAFIKGPKIFEELKNCKNCDYQVVEFANNLDKKIFIAFKKI, encoded by the coding sequence ATGTATAAAGAAAAAGTAAAGTCACTTGTTGATTTAGATGTATTTGAAAAACTTGAGCAATACGTAAAATTAATCGAATTTTATAATCAAAAATTTAATTTAACCGGTTTTTCAGGCGATATTCTTTGAAAAGAAGGTATTCTTGAGTCCATTGTTACAATGGATTTTATAAGAAATTTTTTGAAAAAAGAAAATATTTCAGAAAAAGTGAGAATTTTAGACATTGGAGCTGGTGCAGGTTTTCCCTCAATTCCTTATTTAATTTTTGACCCAAAAATTGACTTAACCATTTGTGAGTCTATGCAAAAAAGGTGCCAATTTTTAAAAAAAGTATCTGAAACTCTGGGAATTAAATTTAATTTAGTTTGTAAATCAGTCCAAGAAATTGAAAACGACAATTTTGATCTTGTGACAGCCCGAGCAGTTGCAAATCTAGAAAAACTCGATAAAATTGTTAATAAAATCAAGACTAAAAATACAATATTTGCCTTTATTAAAGGCCCAAAAATTTTTGAAGAACTCAAAAATTGCAAAAACTGCGATTATCAGGTAGTAGAATTTGCCAATAATCTTGATAAAAAAATTTTTATAGCATTTAAAAAAATATAA
- a CDS encoding L-threonylcarbamoyladenylate synthase, producing MKLELFYNKSLSSLCFYDSQKQMLMKVKTSIFTAFFSDLETKTIRFNFCFNLKITYFNNFLFWLASQNLISEKNLFNGLNLSKNKIFVLKLLNNFHILFWKYKMNSLVIFIEDDNEFSDWFVQNYAGFKEQIHKNSKLFICSTDTVVGLGSFYHDLDLEAIYKIKNRDVSKKIVTLVGKISQIKPLISLSSYKILKQKSKKHWPGAVTFIIEKKSFRIPGLKKSQELFIKNGPAFVTSANISGQNPLNFKEARQLFWQITKFYDFGRGSGRPSKIYDIDLKTWVRT from the coding sequence ATGAAATTGGAATTATTTTATAATAAATCACTCTCATCGCTATGTTTTTATGATAGTCAAAAACAAATGCTAATGAAAGTAAAAACGTCTATTTTTACAGCATTTTTTTCAGATTTGGAGACTAAAACTATCAGATTCAATTTTTGCTTTAATTTAAAAATTACCTATTTTAATAATTTTTTATTTTGACTTGCAAGTCAAAATTTAATTTCAGAAAAAAATTTATTTAACGGACTTAACTTGTCTAAAAACAAAATATTTGTTCTAAAATTATTGAATAATTTCCATATTTTGTTTTGAAAATATAAGATGAACAGTCTTGTCATTTTCATTGAAGATGATAATGAATTTAGCGATTGATTTGTCCAAAATTATGCCGGTTTTAAGGAACAAATTCATAAAAATTCTAAACTATTTATTTGTTCTACAGATACAGTTGTTGGTCTTGGTTCGTTTTATCATGATTTGGATCTTGAAGCAATTTATAAAATAAAAAACCGTGATGTTAGTAAAAAAATCGTAACTTTGGTAGGAAAAATATCGCAAATAAAGCCATTAATTAGTCTAAGTAGTTACAAAATTCTTAAACAAAAAAGCAAAAAACATTGACCTGGTGCAGTTACTTTTATAATTGAAAAAAAATCATTTAGAATTCCTGGTCTCAAAAAGTCGCAAGAATTATTTATAAAAAATGGGCCTGCTTTTGTTACTAGCGCCAATATTTCTGGCCAAAATCCTCTTAATTTTAAAGAAGCGCGCCAATTATTTTGACAAATCACAAAATTTTACGATTTTGGCCGTGGTTCAGGTCGCCCCTCAAAAATTTATGATATTGACCTAAAAACTTGAGTTCGAACTTAA
- the rplM gene encoding 50S ribosomal protein L13, whose product MRQTTFIKPHEVEKKWFVIDAESQILGRLAAFVASRLRGKHSPLFTPNVDMGDKIIIINAEKILLTAKKEDQKLYYRHSGYPGGLKVRTARELRAKKPIALIEKAVYGMLPHTKLGDKQRKNLYVYAGTEHPHQGQNPEKLEVKY is encoded by the coding sequence ATGAGACAAACTACGTTTATAAAACCACATGAAGTTGAAAAAAAATGGTTTGTTATTGATGCAGAGTCACAAATTTTAGGGCGTTTAGCCGCGTTTGTCGCTAGCCGTTTGCGCGGAAAACATTCTCCGCTTTTTACTCCTAACGTTGATATGGGAGATAAAATAATTATAATTAACGCTGAAAAAATTTTATTAACAGCAAAAAAAGAAGATCAAAAACTATATTATAGACACTCTGGTTATCCTGGTGGTTTAAAAGTTAGAACTGCTAGAGAACTTCGAGCAAAAAAACCAATTGCTTTAATTGAAAAAGCGGTTTATGGTATGCTACCTCACACAAAACTAGGGGACAAACAAAGAAAAAATCTTTATGTTTATGCCGGAACTGAACACCCACACCAAGGCCAAAACCCTGAAAAATTAGAGGTGAAATATTAA
- a CDS encoding TatD family hydrolase: MYLKIEQFFPRHLNLLLNAVKKFNLEVILKTKNGKTNVANLDYFQDFENNHEFTIIDFDKNLDFSLAHFIISKKEQTFYLSLVFFSELLDSNWVNIIGEFILDFIKKHYKLRDFYLKLDQQSTVFKDFFGSQFQETNSSDLTFQIKEIEKYKFTDVHCHPFLEYFQNPKQEISKWFDDNIGLLFVVGTSWEDLEETKQISSYSDKIYKIIGIHPNLIKTTDNYNNLSKYIDKNVVAIGEVGLDFYYENNPGQQEQINALLAQIEIAKSNNIAVMLHIRDKLDEFKAINQIISIIDKFPEINFIFHNFSTNYEKFTEIVDRKNCYFSFSGVITFKKSAELRKIVSQTPISRILCETDTPYLSPEPNRQVWPNTSPQIENTYQTIANLKNLTKRQLSKIVYENALKIFKVKNAENIA, translated from the coding sequence ATGTATTTAAAAATTGAACAATTTTTTCCGCGGCACTTAAATTTACTTCTAAATGCGGTTAAAAAATTTAACTTAGAAGTAATTTTAAAAACTAAAAATGGTAAAACTAATGTTGCCAATTTGGATTATTTTCAAGATTTTGAAAATAATCATGAATTTACTATTATTGATTTTGACAAAAATTTAGACTTTAGTTTAGCTCATTTTATTATTTCTAAAAAAGAACAGACTTTCTATTTAAGTTTGGTTTTTTTTAGTGAACTTTTGGATTCTAACTGAGTTAATATTATTGGAGAATTTATACTTGATTTTATTAAAAAACACTATAAATTACGGGATTTTTACCTTAAACTTGACCAACAAAGTACCGTTTTTAAAGATTTTTTTGGATCCCAGTTTCAGGAGACAAATTCTTCAGATTTAACATTCCAAATTAAGGAAATTGAAAAATATAAGTTTACTGATGTACACTGTCATCCTTTTTTGGAATATTTTCAAAATCCTAAACAAGAAATTAGCAAATGATTTGACGATAATATTGGACTTTTGTTTGTTGTTGGAACTTCTTGAGAGGACCTTGAAGAAACTAAACAAATTAGTTCATATTCTGATAAAATATATAAAATTATTGGAATACATCCAAATTTAATAAAAACAACAGATAATTATAATAACCTTTCAAAATACATTGACAAAAATGTGGTGGCAATTGGCGAAGTTGGTCTTGATTTTTATTATGAAAATAACCCTGGCCAACAAGAACAAATAAATGCACTTTTGGCCCAAATTGAAATCGCAAAAAGCAATAATATCGCTGTAATGTTGCATATTCGCGACAAACTTGATGAATTTAAAGCCATTAATCAAATAATTTCAATAATTGACAAATTTCCTGAAATTAACTTTATCTTTCATAATTTTTCAACAAATTATGAAAAATTCACAGAAATAGTTGACAGAAAAAATTGCTACTTTTCATTTTCAGGAGTAATAACCTTTAAAAAAAGCGCCGAACTAAGAAAAATAGTATCTCAAACTCCGATTTCAAGAATTTTATGTGAAACTGATACACCATATTTAAGTCCCGAACCTAATCGTCAAGTTTGGCCAAATACATCTCCGCAAATTGAAAATACTTATCAAACAATAGCTAATTTGAAAAATTTAACAAAAAGACAGCTCTCTAAAATTGTTTATGAAAATGCGCTAAAAATTTTTAAGGTGAAAAATGCTGAAAATATCGCCTAA
- the uvrB gene encoding excinuclease ABC subunit UvrB: MISEKKINKFQLRANYKPSGDQPKAIKSIIQNIETGKESQILMGVTGSGKTFTMANVIAYFNKPVLVLSHNKTLAAQLYTEFKEFFPENRVEFYVSYFDFYRPESYLPSKDVYIEKTSKTNADLEAMRMSALNSLIERNDTIVVASVSAIYGTLNPNEYHDNFLLLSVGQEIKPKELALKLTRIKYLNNPVEQKPGLFSTKGDVIEIFPAWDETFNIRVEFFGNTIEKISTIQPVSKKLIKTYSVYTIYPATAYSVKKSIIDKAIESIKIELEERLLFFEQNNKLVEKQRLKDRVNNDIDSLSEFGICSGIENYARHIDGRQQDEQPFSLLDYLPQDALIFIDESHEMIKQIDGMFKGDRSRKQTLVDYGYRLPSALDNRPLKLYEFEQFRQPKIFVSATPAQYELEKTDGEVVSQIIRPTGLLDPEIIIENTDNQMAKISKYLDLQKQKKERTLILTTTKRNAEEISKYLQEKKLHNVYYLHSEMTTFERDEIIIKLRKGIFDAIVGINLLREGVDIPEVSLILVLDAGLASFLRSKTSLIQIIGRAARNQSGKVVLFTDGITKIIQEVIDDNLAKRKIQIQHNQENKIIPKTIKKPIPESINPNALKLSKVLHEKKMNKKEIEKQIQILEKEMRNASNANRFEEAIQIRDLIAEIKQKSDQF, from the coding sequence ATGATAAGTGAAAAAAAAATTAATAAATTCCAACTTAGAGCAAATTATAAACCTAGTGGCGACCAACCCAAAGCAATAAAAAGCATAATTCAAAACATTGAAACTGGTAAAGAATCGCAAATTTTGATGGGTGTAACTGGTTCTGGAAAAACTTTTACAATGGCAAATGTAATTGCGTACTTTAACAAACCAGTATTAGTTTTGTCACACAATAAAACGCTCGCTGCTCAATTATATACAGAATTTAAGGAATTTTTTCCTGAAAACCGGGTTGAATTTTATGTATCATACTTTGATTTTTATCGCCCTGAATCATACCTTCCTTCAAAAGATGTCTATATTGAAAAAACTAGTAAAACAAACGCTGATCTTGAGGCAATGAGAATGTCTGCCCTTAATTCGTTAATTGAACGAAATGATACTATTGTTGTTGCTTCAGTTTCGGCAATTTATGGAACGTTAAATCCGAATGAATATCATGATAATTTTTTGCTTTTAAGTGTCGGTCAAGAAATAAAACCAAAAGAATTAGCCTTAAAATTAACGCGAATTAAGTATCTTAATAACCCAGTTGAGCAAAAACCAGGACTTTTTTCAACAAAAGGCGATGTAATTGAAATTTTCCCAGCTTGAGATGAAACTTTTAATATCAGGGTCGAATTTTTTGGCAATACAATCGAAAAAATCAGCACAATTCAGCCAGTCTCAAAAAAGCTAATAAAAACCTATTCGGTCTATACAATTTATCCTGCCACTGCATATAGTGTTAAAAAATCTATAATTGACAAAGCAATTGAATCTATTAAAATTGAGCTTGAAGAGCGCTTACTTTTTTTTGAGCAAAACAATAAACTTGTCGAAAAACAGCGCCTAAAAGACCGAGTTAATAATGATATTGACTCTTTAAGTGAATTTGGGATTTGCTCTGGAATTGAAAATTATGCCCGTCATATTGACGGCCGTCAACAAGATGAACAACCTTTTTCTTTGCTTGACTATTTGCCCCAAGATGCCCTAATTTTTATTGACGAATCTCACGAGATGATCAAACAAATTGATGGAATGTTCAAAGGTGACCGAAGTCGCAAGCAAACACTTGTTGACTATGGTTACCGTCTTCCTTCTGCACTTGATAATCGCCCTTTAAAATTATATGAATTTGAACAATTTAGGCAGCCTAAAATTTTTGTTTCAGCCACACCAGCTCAATATGAACTTGAAAAAACTGACGGCGAAGTTGTTAGTCAAATTATAAGGCCAACTGGATTGCTTGATCCTGAAATTATAATTGAAAATACTGACAACCAAATGGCAAAAATTTCTAAATATTTAGATTTGCAAAAACAAAAAAAGGAACGAACTTTAATTTTAACAACAACAAAACGAAACGCTGAAGAAATTAGTAAATATTTGCAAGAAAAAAAATTACACAATGTTTATTATTTGCACTCAGAAATGACAACTTTTGAACGTGATGAAATTATTATTAAATTACGAAAAGGCATTTTTGATGCAATTGTTGGGATAAATTTGCTTCGTGAAGGGGTTGATATTCCGGAAGTCTCACTGATTCTTGTATTAGATGCAGGTCTTGCTTCTTTTTTAAGATCAAAAACATCATTAATTCAAATAATTGGTCGTGCTGCTCGAAATCAATCAGGAAAAGTAGTCCTTTTTACCGACGGAATTACAAAAATAATTCAAGAAGTTATTGATGACAATCTAGCTAAACGAAAAATTCAAATCCAACACAATCAGGAAAATAAAATAATTCCAAAAACAATAAAAAAACCAATTCCTGAAAGCATAAATCCAAATGCTCTAAAATTAAGTAAAGTTCTTCATGAGAAAAAAATGAATAAAAAAGAGATAGAAAAACAGATACAAATTTTAGAAAAAGAAATGAGAAACGCCTCTAATGCCAACCGTTTTGAAGAAGCTATTCAAATTCGGGATCTAATTGCCGAAATTAAACAAAAATCAGATCAATTTTAA
- a CDS encoding IS3 family transposase, with protein sequence MSRHFKKDEFDMIYKIYNEFGLKKTINYINDISPDTNFITRDQLVRRIKKIIRYYNNGMQDQLLDKKGARRKPGSGKPKKQIEPDWNEFTKQELIEIAKRYYETNKDKSKSGKLSEAKTLNIPYSKSAKIFNVCRRAVAKSKTRVIKVKEHKNDAIIKKSFLDNKGRYGRLRLSAYIYIKYNIYINPRSLGRHLKRLNLVCKIRKQRRKSEIKNTKFALPDIVKRDYNDKLNRNIFATDVTYIKAPRDVKENHVFLSVIIEHKTKKIRDFKLSLNNDLNLVMDNIKTFRSIDKDFVVHSDHGFQYTSKVYIDKINKMGGTVSLSRIGNSLDNREAEYWFSIIKSECLNELNYSKITFEDLKKIIADYIFWYNNYRIQSILNWKTPQQYAMML encoded by the coding sequence ATGTCAAGACACTTTAAAAAAGACGAGTTTGATATGATTTATAAAATTTACAATGAATTTGGATTAAAAAAAACAATAAATTATATTAATGATATTTCGCCAGATACAAATTTTATAACCAGAGATCAACTAGTTCGAAGAATCAAAAAAATTATTAGATATTATAATAATGGTATGCAAGACCAATTATTAGATAAAAAGGGTGCAAGAAGAAAGCCAGGGAGTGGCAAACCTAAAAAACAAATTGAACCCGATTGAAACGAATTTACAAAACAAGAATTAATAGAAATAGCTAAGAGATATTACGAAACCAACAAAGATAAATCAAAATCAGGAAAACTTAGTGAAGCCAAAACACTAAATATTCCCTACAGCAAATCTGCAAAAATTTTTAATGTATGCAGACGAGCAGTGGCAAAATCTAAAACTAGAGTTATAAAAGTAAAGGAACACAAAAATGACGCAATAATTAAAAAATCCTTTCTTGATAACAAAGGTAGATATGGTCGCTTAAGGTTGAGTGCTTATATTTATATAAAATATAATATTTACATTAATCCTCGAAGTCTTGGAAGACATTTAAAAAGATTGAATTTAGTATGCAAAATTAGAAAACAAAGAAGAAAGAGCGAAATTAAGAACACCAAATTCGCACTGCCGGATATTGTTAAACGCGACTACAATGATAAATTAAATAGAAATATTTTTGCTACTGATGTTACATATATAAAAGCTCCCAGAGATGTTAAGGAAAACCATGTATTTTTGTCTGTAATAATTGAGCATAAAACTAAAAAAATCAGAGATTTTAAATTATCACTAAACAATGATCTTAATTTAGTTATGGATAATATAAAGACATTTAGGTCTATTGATAAAGATTTTGTTGTTCATTCAGACCATGGATTTCAATACACTTCAAAAGTCTATATTGACAAAATAAATAAAATGGGAGGAACTGTTTCGTTGTCTCGCATAGGAAATTCTTTGGATAATAGGGAGGCTGAATACTGATTTTCAATTATAAAAAGTGAATGCTTAAACGAGTTAAACTACAGTAAAATAACTTTTGAAGATCTGAAAAAAATAATTGCAGATTATATATTTTGATACAACAATTATAGAATTCAATCGATTTTAAATTGAAAAACACCACAGCAATATGCTATGATGTTATAA
- the rsmA gene encoding 16S rRNA (adenine(1518)-N(6)/adenine(1519)-N(6))-dimethyltransferase RsmA codes for MLKISPKKHLGQNFLKDEKIAQKIVDSIDLADKNLVEIGPGTGFLTKYLIQKAKFLTCYEIDKNLIPLLENKFKNKNIKIINEDFLLSDLNFSEKQTVIGNLPYYITSKILFKIFDNFEKFDEILIMVQNEVADRIIATPGSPSYSKLSLACQYVAEVKKFFVVPPSSFFPVPKIDSAIVYFSIRKNSNPEKVAQFFKFTKLCFQFKRKTLYNNLKNSLSHEEIEKIFNFFNFDPKIRPQEINVETYARISNFYFDNIKNK; via the coding sequence ATGCTGAAAATATCGCCTAAAAAACATCTAGGTCAAAATTTTTTAAAAGATGAAAAAATTGCACAAAAAATTGTCGACAGTATTGACCTAGCAGATAAGAATCTTGTTGAAATAGGACCTGGAACCGGTTTTTTGACTAAATATTTAATCCAAAAAGCTAAATTTTTGACTTGTTATGAAATTGATAAAAATTTAATTCCATTGCTTGAAAATAAATTTAAAAACAAGAATATAAAAATAATTAATGAGGATTTTTTACTTTCGGATCTAAATTTTTCTGAAAAACAAACAGTTATCGGCAATCTTCCTTATTATATAACGTCAAAAATTCTATTTAAAATATTTGATAATTTTGAGAAATTTGATGAAATCTTAATAATGGTCCAAAATGAGGTTGCTGATAGAATTATTGCAACACCAGGCTCACCTTCTTACTCAAAATTATCACTAGCCTGCCAATATGTTGCTGAAGTAAAAAAGTTTTTCGTTGTACCGCCAAGTTCTTTTTTTCCGGTTCCAAAAATAGATTCTGCTATTGTTTATTTTTCAATAAGGAAAAATTCAAACCCTGAAAAAGTTGCACAATTTTTTAAATTCACAAAATTGTGCTTCCAATTCAAGCGAAAAACATTATATAATAATCTCAAAAATTCTTTGTCTCATGAAGAAATTGAAAAAATTTTTAATTTTTTCAATTTTGACCCAAAAATACGCCCACAAGAAATAAATGTTGAAACTTACGCTAGAATTTCAAATTTTTATTTTGACAACATTAAAAATAAATAA
- a CDS encoding cation-translocating P-type ATPase produces the protein MQVKKSTNNRKFFADSKQKAKIKIFIELLIFIFAFFSFIFDTLNNYKVLNFNHDHKIHLILASILFFFAFLVIFLEKKYFLAYKNLLRKIFTMELLIAIASHVSFIYSAISFLYKISTGEKISMEFFEVSIILFLFFNAGKYLEEKLQKKSSSDFQGILKLKNRYSHIIVDGKKEQILTSKITPGNIVFVPKGEVIPTDSTLNSDFATIDYSSINGESLPIEFVKNQEILSGSINIGEPIYLTSIKKAQDSFLMQTINRLESIFETPSKIERVSTKIVSLFTPTVLILSFLAFAIWVIIGYSLGDFEKIYTGFTPPRNSHPLYVGAHIGVAVLVISCPCAFGIAAPMAIYSSSILASKNRILFANSEIYEKIITTKTIIFDKTGTLTEGKPKVVEFQGDSSFWPLIKEMAQNSKHPISLSIHNFLPEHQEKFDNFKVSETPGQGLELIDSDSNKYSLISHEFAKNNNFLIDDSFNFDKIGNYTVFAKNDRVIAVFLIIDQVKESAKNVVKKFQSQGINCIIASGDNPKNVENVAKILGIKQFYANLKPNDKFELVEKLKKETPIIFVGDGLNDILALKSADLSIAFESGSNLSNSIADISLFETDLVMVYKSIEIIKKTNKLVKLNFLWAILFNSLFIPLAFLGFINPVFSMSLMLFSSIFLIVNTIIFKKRHQKFLEKAI, from the coding sequence ATGCAAGTGAAAAAATCGACGAATAATAGAAAATTTTTCGCTGACTCTAAACAAAAAGCAAAAATAAAAATATTTATTGAGTTATTAATTTTTATTTTTGCCTTTTTTTCGTTTATTTTTGATACTTTAAATAATTATAAAGTTTTAAACTTCAATCACGATCACAAAATTCATCTAATTTTAGCGTCAATTTTGTTTTTCTTTGCATTTTTAGTTATCTTTCTAGAAAAAAAATATTTTTTAGCATACAAAAACCTTTTACGAAAAATTTTTACAATGGAATTGCTAATAGCGATTGCAAGCCATGTTTCATTTATTTATTCTGCAATTTCATTTTTGTATAAAATAAGCACCGGTGAAAAAATTAGTATGGAATTTTTTGAAGTTTCAATTATTCTGTTCTTATTTTTTAATGCTGGTAAATATCTTGAGGAAAAACTACAAAAAAAATCAAGTTCAGACTTTCAAGGAATACTAAAATTAAAAAATCGCTATTCACATATAATAGTTGATGGCAAAAAAGAACAAATTTTAACTAGTAAAATTACTCCTGGCAATATTGTTTTTGTTCCAAAAGGTGAAGTTATTCCAACTGATTCAACCCTAAATTCTGATTTTGCAACTATCGATTACTCGTCAATTAACGGTGAATCTTTGCCGATTGAATTTGTTAAAAATCAAGAAATTTTGTCCGGAAGTATCAATATTGGCGAACCGATTTACCTAACTTCCATAAAAAAAGCCCAAGATTCATTTTTAATGCAAACAATTAACAGATTAGAGTCTATTTTTGAAACTCCTTCCAAAATTGAAAGAGTTTCAACTAAAATAGTTTCACTTTTTACTCCAACTGTTTTAATTTTGTCATTTTTGGCTTTTGCAATCTGAGTCATAATTGGTTATTCACTTGGTGATTTTGAAAAAATTTATACAGGTTTTACACCTCCGCGAAATTCTCATCCACTTTATGTTGGCGCTCATATAGGAGTTGCTGTTTTGGTAATTTCTTGTCCATGTGCTTTTGGAATTGCAGCACCAATGGCCATTTATTCTTCTTCGATTTTGGCCTCAAAAAATCGAATTTTATTTGCAAATTCAGAGATTTATGAAAAAATTATTACCACAAAAACAATAATTTTTGACAAAACCGGAACTCTAACTGAAGGAAAACCAAAAGTTGTTGAATTTCAAGGTGATTCAAGTTTTTGACCTTTAATTAAAGAAATGGCTCAAAATTCTAAACACCCAATTTCACTTTCAATTCATAATTTTTTGCCAGAACATCAAGAAAAATTTGACAATTTTAAGGTTAGCGAAACTCCTGGCCAAGGTTTGGAACTTATTGATTCAGATTCAAATAAATATAGCCTTATTTCTCATGAGTTTGCAAAAAATAATAATTTTTTGATTGATGATAGTTTCAACTTTGACAAAATAGGAAATTACACGGTTTTTGCTAAAAATGATAGAGTTATTGCCGTTTTTTTAATAATCGATCAAGTTAAAGAAAGTGCGAAAAACGTTGTTAAAAAATTTCAATCTCAAGGGATAAACTGCATTATTGCCTCAGGAGATAATCCAAAAAACGTTGAAAATGTAGCAAAAATATTGGGAATAAAGCAATTTTATGCAAATTTAAAGCCTAATGACAAGTTTGAATTAGTAGAAAAATTAAAAAAGGAAACTCCAATTATTTTTGTCGGTGATGGCCTAAACGATATTTTAGCTTTAAAATCCGCCGATCTTTCAATTGCTTTTGAAAGTGGTTCTAACCTAAGTAATTCAATTGCTGATATTTCCTTATTTGAAACAGATCTTGTTATGGTTTATAAATCAATTGAAATTATCAAAAAAACTAATAAATTAGTTAAATTAAACTTTTTGTGAGCAATTTTATTTAATTCGCTTTTCATACCTTTGGCATTTTTAGGCTTTATAAATCCAGTTTTTTCAATGTCATTAATGTTGTTTTCATCAATTTTTCTTATTGTCAACACAATTATTTTCAAAAAAAGACATCAGAAATTTCTCGAAAAAGCTATTTAA
- a CDS encoding ribose-phosphate pyrophosphokinase produces the protein MNIDTKKNVILFGMKNSLDLATKISTLTGIPLSGIERTVYADGEVLLKSNETIRNSTVFVIANTSRPVNENIMELLIFIDSLKRAYAQEIVVVLSYYGYARQDRKSSGRQPITAKLVANLLEKAGVTKLILVDIHNPSIQGFFDISVDELHGQYILANELVGKNKDYVVVTPDHGGAVRARILAEILGKQTNVAVIDKRRTGTNQTEVLGLIGNVENKDCIIIDDIIDTGGTIINAANVVKQKGAKSVILAATHGVFSHGFDKFQENENIDKVIITDSIDNTELVAKFDKLLVTSLAEFLSKSILACIHSKSITSIYEEIKEKLTLANKN, from the coding sequence ATGAACATAGATACAAAGAAAAATGTAATTCTTTTTGGAATGAAAAATTCACTAGATTTAGCAACAAAAATTTCAACTCTAACCGGAATTCCACTCTCGGGGATTGAACGAACAGTCTATGCTGATGGTGAAGTTTTGCTAAAATCTAATGAAACTATTAGAAATTCAACTGTTTTTGTTATTGCTAATACTTCAAGACCAGTTAATGAAAATATAATGGAACTTTTAATTTTCATTGACTCTTTAAAGCGAGCTTATGCCCAAGAAATTGTTGTGGTTCTTTCATATTATGGTTATGCTAGACAGGACCGAAAATCATCTGGAAGACAACCAATTACTGCAAAATTAGTAGCTAATTTACTTGAAAAAGCAGGTGTGACTAAACTAATTTTAGTTGATATTCACAATCCAAGTATTCAGGGATTTTTTGACATTTCAGTTGATGAACTTCATGGCCAGTATATTCTTGCAAACGAACTTGTTGGCAAAAATAAGGATTATGTTGTTGTAACCCCGGATCATGGTGGGGCTGTTAGAGCTAGAATTTTAGCAGAAATTTTAGGAAAACAAACAAATGTTGCCGTTATTGACAAGCGAAGAACTGGCACAAATCAAACTGAAGTTCTAGGCTTAATTGGAAACGTTGAAAATAAAGATTGCATCATAATTGACGACATTATTGACACAGGTGGAACTATAATAAATGCTGCAAATGTTGTTAAACAAAAAGGTGCAAAATCAGTAATTTTAGCAGCAACACACGGTGTTTTTAGCCACGGATTTGACAAATTTCAAGAAAATGAAAATATTGACAAGGTAATAATTACTGATTCAATCGATAACACAGAACTTGTAGCAAAATTTGATAAATTACTAGTTACATCTTTGGCTGAATTTTTGTCAAAAAGTATACTAGCATGCATCCATTCAAAATCAATTACAAGTATTTATGAGGAAATTAAGGAAAAATTAACTTTAGCAAACAAAAATTAA
- the rpsI gene encoding 30S ribosomal protein S9, which translates to MNQELTYYGTGRRKSSVARVILKRGNGHFKINNRIAKEYLKSDILIKDALQPLAITNTISEFDIRVNAHGGGISGQAGAIRLGIAKALLEISADYRPSLKMSGMLTRDARAKERKKFGLRKARRARQFSKR; encoded by the coding sequence ATGAATCAAGAATTAACTTATTATGGAACAGGAAGAAGAAAATCTTCAGTTGCCCGTGTTATTTTAAAACGTGGAAATGGTCATTTTAAAATTAATAACCGAATAGCAAAAGAGTACCTAAAATCTGATATTTTAATTAAAGACGCTCTACAACCACTCGCTATTACAAATACAATTTCTGAATTTGATATTCGTGTTAATGCTCATGGTGGTGGAATTTCTGGTCAAGCCGGTGCGATTAGATTAGGAATTGCAAAAGCTTTATTAGAAATTTCAGCTGATTATCGTCCAAGTCTTAAAATGTCTGGAATGTTGACACGTGATGCCAGAGCTAAAGAACGTAAAAAATTCGGATTGAGAAAAGCCAGAAGAGCACGTCAATTTTCAAAACGGTAA